One Rhodococcus sp. P1Y DNA window includes the following coding sequences:
- the resB gene encoding cytochrome c biogenesis protein ResB, whose amino-acid sequence MSDLDTRPSSVPPRQSRAGRAVALVRNTWRSLTSMRTALVLLFLLAFAAIPGALVPQRSLNAGKVDEYIAARPTLGPLMDKLELFDVFSSFWFTAIYALLFVSLIGCIVPRCIEHAKALRTKPVPTPRNLSRLPHHRQYTSTEPAEETAAKVKAQLRGWRVAARGSGDDVTLSAEKGYFREFGNLVFHLSLVGLLAAIALGKLLGYEGNVVVIANDGPGFCSTSPAVYDGFRAGQLVDGTNMEPLCIRVKDFKADYLENGQAEMFTSNIEYQAEDDLTNNVWQDDVLQVNHPLRVAGDRVYLQGHGYAPTFTVTFPNGETRTETIQWQPTDATTFLSSGVLRIDPPGGLYPEAAERRQNQIAIEGLFAPTAFFHGSLLSSSFPAMTDPAVAVDIYKGDTGLDTGYPQSLFSLNQEMINQGRLVKQDRVNLKPGEASTLSDGTTVRFDGAEEFVNLQVSHDPAQTWVLVFALTMMSGLLVSLLIKRRRVWVRLHTDPDTRRTVVELGGLARTDQAGWGEEFDRLCEKLVGDVTAANKTSANKNNQEN is encoded by the coding sequence ATGAGTGATCTGGACACTCGGCCCTCGTCGGTTCCGCCGCGTCAGTCACGCGCCGGGCGCGCTGTCGCTTTGGTGCGCAATACGTGGCGATCGCTCACGAGCATGCGGACCGCGCTGGTACTGCTGTTTCTCCTTGCATTCGCGGCTATTCCCGGTGCGCTCGTGCCGCAGCGCAGTCTCAACGCCGGTAAGGTCGACGAATACATCGCAGCCAGGCCGACTCTCGGACCGCTGATGGACAAGCTCGAACTGTTCGACGTGTTCTCGAGTTTCTGGTTCACCGCGATCTACGCGCTCCTGTTCGTCTCGCTCATCGGCTGCATCGTCCCGCGGTGTATCGAACACGCAAAGGCGCTGCGTACCAAGCCCGTTCCGACGCCTCGTAATCTTTCCAGGCTTCCGCATCACCGCCAGTACACCTCCACCGAGCCGGCCGAAGAGACCGCGGCGAAGGTCAAGGCGCAGCTACGAGGCTGGAGGGTTGCTGCTCGCGGTTCCGGCGACGACGTGACGCTCTCGGCCGAGAAGGGCTATTTCCGCGAGTTCGGAAACCTGGTCTTCCATCTCTCGCTCGTTGGGCTTCTCGCTGCGATCGCACTCGGCAAACTGCTGGGATACGAGGGGAACGTCGTCGTCATCGCCAACGACGGACCGGGCTTCTGCAGTACATCTCCTGCTGTCTACGACGGTTTCCGCGCCGGGCAACTCGTCGACGGCACCAACATGGAACCGCTGTGCATCCGTGTGAAGGACTTCAAGGCGGACTACCTGGAGAACGGCCAGGCCGAGATGTTCACCTCGAACATCGAATACCAGGCCGAGGACGACCTTACGAACAACGTCTGGCAAGACGACGTGCTGCAGGTCAATCACCCGCTCCGCGTAGCAGGTGACCGCGTCTACCTACAGGGCCACGGATATGCGCCGACGTTCACCGTCACGTTCCCGAACGGGGAGACCCGCACCGAGACCATCCAGTGGCAACCGACCGACGCCACGACCTTCCTCTCCAGCGGTGTGCTTCGAATCGATCCGCCCGGGGGTCTCTATCCGGAGGCCGCCGAACGGCGTCAGAACCAGATCGCGATCGAGGGTCTGTTCGCGCCGACGGCGTTCTTCCACGGCAGTCTCCTGTCGTCCAGTTTTCCTGCGATGACCGACCCGGCCGTCGCGGTCGACATCTACAAGGGCGACACGGGTCTCGATACCGGGTACCCCCAGTCGCTGTTCTCGCTGAATCAAGAAATGATCAATCAGGGACGGCTGGTCAAGCAGGACCGCGTCAACCTGAAGCCCGGGGAGGCCTCCACGCTGTCGGACGGGACTACCGTCCGGTTCGACGGAGCCGAGGAATTCGTCAACCTGCAGGTCTCGCACGATCCGGCACAGACGTGGGTGCTCGTGTTCGCACTGACCATGATGAGCGGGCTGTTGGTGTCCCTGCTGATCAAACGGCGTCGCGTGTGGGTCCGGCTCCACACCGACCCGGATACACGACGTACTGTAGTAGAACTCGGTGGGCTCGCGCGGACCGATCAGGCGGGCTGGGGCGAAGAGTTCGACCGGCTCTGCGAAAAGCTGGTCGGTGACGTGACCGCAGCGAACAAGACCAGCGCGAACAAGAACAACCAGGAGAACTGA
- a CDS encoding cytochrome c biogenesis CcdA family protein, which yields MSVEVYAAGIGETFQTTAATGPLILAFGVCALAGLVSFASPCVVPLVPGYLSYLAGVVGADAPAVTASEAATTKVRASSRLRVAGAAGLFVLGFTVVFVLATATVFGAISVLSVNRELLMRIGGVVTIAMGLVFIGLVPALQRDVRFEPRRVGSLLGAPLLGGVFALGWTPCLGPTLASVISLAAGTEGATAARGVALIVAYCLGLGLPFVILAFGSVSALRGVGWLRTHARQIQVFGGIMLIAVGIALVTGAWDVFVSWVRDAFVSDVVLPI from the coding sequence GTGAGTGTCGAGGTGTACGCGGCGGGGATAGGCGAGACGTTTCAGACGACCGCCGCGACGGGTCCGTTGATCCTCGCGTTCGGAGTCTGTGCTCTCGCTGGGCTGGTGTCGTTCGCGTCCCCGTGCGTCGTACCGCTCGTTCCCGGTTATCTGTCCTACCTGGCCGGTGTCGTCGGCGCCGACGCCCCGGCGGTCACGGCTTCGGAAGCTGCGACGACGAAGGTGCGCGCCTCCTCGCGGCTGCGGGTTGCAGGCGCGGCGGGGTTGTTCGTGCTCGGCTTCACCGTCGTGTTCGTTCTCGCCACTGCGACGGTGTTCGGCGCGATCTCGGTGCTGTCGGTCAACCGCGAACTGTTGATGCGTATCGGCGGAGTGGTCACCATCGCAATGGGATTGGTGTTCATCGGACTCGTCCCGGCGCTGCAGCGCGATGTCAGATTCGAGCCGCGGCGAGTCGGCAGTCTGCTCGGCGCGCCGCTGCTCGGTGGGGTGTTCGCGCTCGGATGGACCCCATGCCTCGGGCCTACGCTGGCAAGCGTTATCTCGCTTGCCGCGGGCACCGAAGGCGCAACGGCGGCGCGCGGGGTCGCATTGATCGTCGCGTATTGCCTCGGTCTCGGCTTGCCCTTCGTGATCCTCGCGTTCGGATCGGTGAGCGCTCTACGCGGAGTCGGTTGGCTTCGCACTCATGCACGACAGATACAGGTGTTCGGCGGAATCATGTTGATAGCAGTAGGAATTGCGCTCGTCACGGGTGCATGGGACGTATTCGTCAGTTGGGTGCGCGACGCCTTCGTCTCCGATGTGGTGCTCCCGATATGA
- a CDS encoding TlpA disulfide reductase family protein: MRKVLVSCVAAAALVSGCATGTDAVATGGTFDFVSPGGQTEIYYDPPSERGTLGELSGPDLMDEGKTTSLSDYEGKAVVLNVWGQWCGPCRGEADDLEEVFENTKDLGVQFLGINVRDNAQDKAQDFVIDNKVTYPSIYDPPMRTLAALGGIPTSVVPTTIVLDKEHRVAAVFLRELLTEDLQPVVERVAGEESDSQ, from the coding sequence GTGCGTAAAGTTCTCGTCTCCTGTGTTGCTGCCGCCGCGCTCGTCTCAGGATGCGCGACGGGCACCGACGCTGTGGCGACCGGTGGCACGTTCGACTTCGTCTCACCCGGTGGCCAGACCGAGATCTACTACGACCCGCCCTCCGAGCGTGGAACGCTCGGGGAACTGTCCGGCCCCGATCTGATGGACGAGGGCAAGACCACCTCGTTGTCCGACTACGAGGGCAAAGCCGTCGTGCTGAACGTCTGGGGTCAGTGGTGTGGACCGTGTCGCGGTGAGGCGGACGACCTGGAGGAGGTCTTCGAGAACACGAAGGATCTCGGCGTCCAATTCCTCGGCATCAACGTACGCGACAATGCCCAGGACAAGGCGCAGGACTTCGTCATCGACAACAAGGTGACGTACCCGTCCATCTACGATCCGCCGATGCGCACGCTCGCCGCGCTCGGTGGCATTCCCACCTCGGTCGTTCCGACCACCATCGTTCTGGACAAGGAGCACCGCGTCGCCGCCGTGTTCCTGCGTGAACTCCTCACCGAGGACCTGCAACCCGTCGTCGAGCGGGTCGCGGGGGAGGAGAGCGACAGCCAGTGA
- a CDS encoding histidine phosphatase family protein, whose translation MTVPDAHPHQTTRTIVHVLRHGEVHNPKGILYGRLPGFRLSVTGQAQATAVANALAGHDITHVVASPLQRAQETAGPIAKAHGLAIGEDENLIEAGNEFEGLRVAVGDGALRRPRHWWKLRDPFTPSWGEPYLQIAHRMLAAVNAARVAAVGHEAVVVSHQLPVWTLRRFLQGERLWHDPRHRQCGLASLTSLVYEGDTLVDIVYSEPAGASDPRVTGA comes from the coding sequence GTGACTGTTCCCGATGCGCATCCGCATCAGACGACGCGAACAATCGTCCACGTGCTGCGGCATGGTGAAGTGCACAACCCCAAAGGCATCCTCTACGGACGCCTTCCAGGGTTCCGCCTGTCGGTGACCGGACAGGCGCAGGCAACGGCCGTCGCGAATGCACTTGCCGGACACGACATCACGCACGTGGTGGCGTCTCCACTTCAGCGTGCGCAGGAAACTGCAGGTCCCATTGCCAAGGCGCACGGGCTCGCGATCGGCGAGGACGAAAACCTCATCGAGGCAGGCAACGAGTTCGAAGGCCTGCGTGTGGCCGTTGGCGACGGTGCTCTCCGGCGTCCACGCCACTGGTGGAAGCTACGCGACCCGTTCACGCCGTCGTGGGGCGAGCCGTACCTTCAAATCGCGCACCGGATGCTCGCCGCCGTGAATGCCGCACGCGTCGCCGCCGTCGGGCACGAAGCAGTCGTCGTCAGCCATCAGCTGCCGGTGTGGACGCTGCGCCGCTTCCTGCAGGGCGAACGTCTCTGGCACGATCCGCGTCACCGCCAGTGTGGCCTCGCATCGCTGACTTCCCTTGTCTACGAGGGGGATACGCTCGTCGACATCGTCTACTCCGAGCCTGCCGGTGCCAGTGATCCAAGGGTGACTGGTGCGTAA